In a single window of the uncultured Dysgonomonas sp. genome:
- a CDS encoding acyl-CoA thioesterase: MALTFENNMKVRDYECDSQGVVNNAIYLHYFEATRHELMEKCGLRLRDLTEANIIPVVRNANINYRNSLRGSEHFICSVSIERKGVRYYFHQQIIRVPDNTLCASAVIEVVCLMDGKVSAPEMFDKAFADYIDWNK; this comes from the coding sequence ATGGCTCTAACTTTTGAAAACAACATGAAAGTACGCGACTACGAATGCGATTCGCAAGGTGTAGTCAACAATGCCATCTACCTGCATTACTTCGAAGCGACCCGCCACGAACTGATGGAAAAATGCGGTTTGCGATTGCGTGATCTTACTGAGGCTAATATTATCCCGGTTGTACGTAATGCAAATATCAATTACAGGAATTCTTTGCGAGGTTCAGAACACTTCATTTGCTCTGTCAGCATAGAACGCAAAGGCGTCAGATATTACTTTCATCAACAAATAATCCGTGTGCCCGACAACACTTTATGCGCCAGCGCTGTTATAGAGGTAGTCTGTTTGATGGATGGTAAGGTTTCTGCGCCCGAAATGTTCGACAAAGCTTTTGCAGATTACATAGATTGGAATAAATAA
- a CDS encoding histidine phosphatase family protein encodes MSKITLYIARHGKTMMNTLDRVQGWCDSPLTKEGIDVARYLGYGMSDINFRTAYCSDLRRTVQTTKIVLGAKGQDDIPVIELAGLREACFGSFEADFNHHMWNSAALYLHHTSSESMIKAIMEKEISYREVLDAVKKLDKMGMAENFSQVEARTQESLLEIAKNESQHGDANILIISHGMSILAMLLGLGGDKLFKKPLENAAVCKVIYQDGKFTVESMADMSYVEKGKKEAATI; translated from the coding sequence ATGAGTAAAATTACGTTATACATTGCCCGTCACGGCAAGACGATGATGAATACCCTCGACAGGGTACAGGGTTGGTGCGATTCACCGTTAACAAAAGAAGGGATAGATGTAGCCCGTTATCTGGGTTACGGAATGAGCGATATAAATTTCCGTACTGCTTACTGCAGCGATCTGCGCAGGACTGTACAGACTACCAAGATAGTTCTGGGAGCCAAAGGACAGGACGATATTCCTGTGATTGAGCTCGCGGGATTGCGCGAAGCATGCTTTGGTAGTTTCGAGGCTGACTTTAATCATCATATGTGGAACAGTGCCGCTTTATACCTCCACCACACATCTTCCGAAAGCATGATTAAAGCGATTATGGAGAAAGAAATCAGCTACCGGGAGGTACTCGATGCCGTCAAAAAACTGGATAAAATGGGCATGGCCGAAAACTTCTCCCAAGTAGAAGCACGCACACAGGAAAGCCTTCTCGAAATAGCAAAGAATGAGTCTCAGCACGGTGATGCTAATATATTGATTATCTCCCACGGAATGAGCATACTGGCTATGTTATTAGGCTTGGGAGGAGACAAATTATTCAAGAAGCCATTGGAAAATGCTGCTGTATGTAAAGTCATTTATCAGGATGGTAAGTTTACAGTGGAATCGATGGCAGATATGAGTTATGTGGAAAAAGGTAAAAAAGAAGCGGCTACAATATAA